In a single window of the Danio aesculapii chromosome 20, fDanAes4.1, whole genome shotgun sequence genome:
- the aqp4 gene encoding aquaporin-4 isoform X1, giving the protein MRKAFSRVSVPNRICGFLRRCVSSCSCNNSIMAAFKGVWTQEFWRAVSGEFLAMIIFVLLSLGSTINWGAKQENPPPADLVLISLCFGLSIATLVQCFGHISGAHINPAVTVAMVATRKLSLAKGVFYLLAQCLGAVVGAAILYGVTPASVRGGMGVTSVNEEISAGHAIVIELIITFELVFTVFATCDPKRNDLKGSAALAIGLSVCIGHLFAIPYTGASMNPARSFGPAVIMVKWQDHWVYWVGPLIGGILAAAVYEYLFCPDPDLKRRYADVLSKSPFQMEPYRVVDTDSYPSDQAQLMAKQAALRVLDLEKKERESTGEVLSSV; this is encoded by the exons ATGAGAAAGGCGTTTTCGCGCGTCTCGGTTCCGAACAGAATTTGTGGCTTTCTTCG GAGGTGCGTGTCATCTTGCTCATGCAATAACAGTATCATGGCAGCCTTCAAAGGTGTGTGGACTCAGGAATTCTGGCGGGCGGTTTCCGGAGAGTTTTTGGCCATGATAATATTCGTGCTGCTCAGTCTGGGATCCACCATCAACTGGGGAGCAAAACAGGAGAACCCTCCACCTGCCGACCTCGTCCTCATCTCCCTATGCTTTGGCTTGTCCATCGCAACCCTCGTCCAGTGTTTTGGGCACATCAGCGGGGCCCACATCAACCCGGCTGTTACTGTGGCAATGGTTGCTACACGGAAGCTGAGTCTGGCGAAGGGTGTGTTTTATTTGTTGGCACAGTGTTTGGGGGCAGTGGTGGGAGCAGCCATCTTGTATGGAGTGACACCGGCGTCAGTGAGAGGAGGAATGGGAGTGACGTCT GTTAATGAAGAGATCTCCGCTGGTCATGCTATTGTGATAGAGCTCATCATCACTTTCGAGCTTGTTTTTACTGTCTTTGCCACCTGTGACCCCAAGCGTAATGATCTCAAAGGTTCGGCAGCACTGGCTATTGGTCTGTCTGTGTGCATCGGCCATCTCTTTGCG ATCCCGTACACTGGGGCCAGTATGAATCCAGCTCGCTCTTTTGGTCCCGCGGTCATCATGGTAAAATGGCAGGACCATTGG gtGTACTGGGTGGGTCCTTTAATAGGAGGAATCCTGGCTGCAGCTGTATATGAATACCTCTTCTGTCCTGACCCTGACCTAAAGCGCCGCTATGCTGACGTCCTCTCCAAGAGCCCCTTCCAGATGGAGCCTTACCGCGTGGTGGACACAGACTCATACCCCAGCGATCAGGCTCAGCTCATGGCCAAGCAGGCGGCACTCAGAGTGCTGGATCTGGAGAAGAAGGAGCGCGAGTCCACCGGAGAGGTGCTGTCATCCGTATGA
- the aqp4 gene encoding aquaporin-4 isoform X2, whose translation MTSCGALDTFRRCVSSCSCNNSIMAAFKGVWTQEFWRAVSGEFLAMIIFVLLSLGSTINWGAKQENPPPADLVLISLCFGLSIATLVQCFGHISGAHINPAVTVAMVATRKLSLAKGVFYLLAQCLGAVVGAAILYGVTPASVRGGMGVTSVNEEISAGHAIVIELIITFELVFTVFATCDPKRNDLKGSAALAIGLSVCIGHLFAIPYTGASMNPARSFGPAVIMVKWQDHWVYWVGPLIGGILAAAVYEYLFCPDPDLKRRYADVLSKSPFQMEPYRVVDTDSYPSDQAQLMAKQAALRVLDLEKKERESTGEVLSSV comes from the exons ATGACAAGCTGTGGAGCCCTGGACACATTCAG GAGGTGCGTGTCATCTTGCTCATGCAATAACAGTATCATGGCAGCCTTCAAAGGTGTGTGGACTCAGGAATTCTGGCGGGCGGTTTCCGGAGAGTTTTTGGCCATGATAATATTCGTGCTGCTCAGTCTGGGATCCACCATCAACTGGGGAGCAAAACAGGAGAACCCTCCACCTGCCGACCTCGTCCTCATCTCCCTATGCTTTGGCTTGTCCATCGCAACCCTCGTCCAGTGTTTTGGGCACATCAGCGGGGCCCACATCAACCCGGCTGTTACTGTGGCAATGGTTGCTACACGGAAGCTGAGTCTGGCGAAGGGTGTGTTTTATTTGTTGGCACAGTGTTTGGGGGCAGTGGTGGGAGCAGCCATCTTGTATGGAGTGACACCGGCGTCAGTGAGAGGAGGAATGGGAGTGACGTCT GTTAATGAAGAGATCTCCGCTGGTCATGCTATTGTGATAGAGCTCATCATCACTTTCGAGCTTGTTTTTACTGTCTTTGCCACCTGTGACCCCAAGCGTAATGATCTCAAAGGTTCGGCAGCACTGGCTATTGGTCTGTCTGTGTGCATCGGCCATCTCTTTGCG ATCCCGTACACTGGGGCCAGTATGAATCCAGCTCGCTCTTTTGGTCCCGCGGTCATCATGGTAAAATGGCAGGACCATTGG gtGTACTGGGTGGGTCCTTTAATAGGAGGAATCCTGGCTGCAGCTGTATATGAATACCTCTTCTGTCCTGACCCTGACCTAAAGCGCCGCTATGCTGACGTCCTCTCCAAGAGCCCCTTCCAGATGGAGCCTTACCGCGTGGTGGACACAGACTCATACCCCAGCGATCAGGCTCAGCTCATGGCCAAGCAGGCGGCACTCAGAGTGCTGGATCTGGAGAAGAAGGAGCGCGAGTCCACCGGAGAGGTGCTGTCATCCGTATGA